The Sphingobacteriales bacterium nucleotide sequence TTTTAGACAGCGTAGGAAAAACATTAAAGAAAGGTGATAAAGTTACTTTAGTTGGCTTTGGTACTTTCTCTACAAGCAAAAGAGCTAAGAGAGCAGGTAGAAACCCAGCTACTGGTGAAAAAATCACTATTCCTGCTAAAACTTTAGTAAAATTTAAAGCTGGTAAAGAATTATCTGATTCTGTAAATAAAGTAAAAAAATAATTTACAATTATCAGAAAACTAGAAATGGCTACTCAATTGAGTAGCCATTTTTTATATAATGCATATCGCATATTATTTTCTGTTTTTTGTATTATTATTTTATTTTAAAACATCACCCAATGCTTGTATAAATTCTTCATCATTAACAGAAGTTCTTGGACTGATAACACAATTTACAAAACCATTTTTATCGATAATAAATTTTTGATAATTCCATTTAATTGGAGCATCTACAACGCCATTTTTACTTTTATCTGTTAAAAAACTATAGATAGGTGCAATGTTATCACCTTTTACAGCAATTTTTTCAAACATCAAAAATGTAACACCATAATTTTTAGAACAAAATGCCTTTATTTCATCATTTGCTAATGGCTCTTGCGATAGAAAATCATTGGATGGAAAACCAAGTACAACAACACCTTTGTCTTTGTATTTTTGATGCAGTTGTTCCAACTCTCCAAGTTGTTCAACTAATCCACACTTGCTTGCAGTATTTACAATTATCAAAACTTTTCCTTTAAATGTAGAGAAATTAACTACATTGCCATCAATATCTTTTGCAGCATAGCTATAAATAGATTTTGCATTTTCTGAATTTAGTTGATAGTTTTTTGCATTGCTTTGTTGGCAAAATGGAGCAATAGCAAATGTTATTACTATAATGCTTATTAGATATAATTTTTTCATACTTAAAGTTAATAAATTATTTGAATTTAATAAAAAAACAAATTTTCTATTATTTGTGTTGT carries:
- a CDS encoding HU family DNA-binding protein, encoding MNKGDLVKVIAEAAGVTNAKATDALNAILDSVGKTLKKGDKVTLVGFGTFSTSKRAKRAGRNPATGEKITIPAKTLVKFKAGKELSDSVNKVKK
- a CDS encoding glutathione peroxidase, translating into MKKLYLISIIVITFAIAPFCQQSNAKNYQLNSENAKSIYSYAAKDIDGNVVNFSTFKGKVLIIVNTASKCGLVEQLGELEQLHQKYKDKGVVVLGFPSNDFLSQEPLANDEIKAFCSKNYGVTFLMFEKIAVKGDNIAPIYSFLTDKSKNGVVDAPIKWNYQKFIIDKNGFVNCVISPRTSVNDEEFIQALGDVLK